In Synergistaceae bacterium, a single window of DNA contains:
- a CDS encoding molybdopterin-dependent oxidoreductase, protein SPHRLATPLLRRNGRHEAVSWEEALATLAGRISGAVSSHGPRSLFYLNGTGSMYFSKLLLPHLFEALGGCTLREGNQCSASGGFGLAESFGEVPVTRPEFMAGHSRGVLLWGRNVLETHTHAVPLLKRVRERGGEIASIEIRETPTTRFSDRWWRINPGGDWALAAWMCKRLTTKEGWRERATNSEAFGRALKSLDDGELLEAARFSSEDASSVLRWLEGFAPVVHYAAFGAQRYMHGDAQFRWIGALATMLGAFDGPGAGLAFSKDEHSLFPKELLPAPRDVRRLPVSAWQTRLDDIDPPVEVMIISCANPARQSPGSDLVVDALRRLPFTVCIDFIMSDTAHECDLVLPTTTFLEEEGDWLGSYWHNYLVRTGRVLPPRGEALEEAEIFTRLACELGLSVDIMEKKREMDRLMLTSPLLEQVGEGVYRWDEPDYWTTTERKVLLPESAPTMHAGKGLRLVSVHKSGYINGQSWDAPDVPDRPVISVGPEDADSLGLAEGDGTVARSGRGAELEATVRVDPSIGAGYCVIAQGTKGVNTLLDPLVAPGFGAPYAEGRVTLRRK, encoded by the coding sequence AGCCCGCACAGGCTGGCGACCCCCCTGCTGCGCCGCAACGGGAGGCACGAGGCCGTCTCGTGGGAGGAGGCGCTGGCGACTCTGGCGGGCAGGATAAGCGGAGCCGTATCGAGCCACGGGCCTCGGTCGCTCTTCTACCTGAACGGGACCGGGTCCATGTACTTCTCCAAGCTGCTGCTGCCCCACCTGTTCGAGGCGCTGGGCGGCTGCACCCTCAGGGAGGGAAACCAGTGCTCCGCCTCCGGCGGTTTCGGCCTTGCGGAGAGCTTCGGAGAGGTGCCGGTGACTAGGCCGGAGTTCATGGCCGGACACTCGCGCGGGGTTCTTCTATGGGGGAGGAACGTCCTCGAGACTCACACTCACGCCGTCCCCCTGCTGAAGCGAGTCCGGGAGCGAGGGGGGGAGATCGCGTCGATCGAGATCCGCGAGACGCCCACCACCCGCTTCTCCGACCGCTGGTGGCGCATAAACCCGGGTGGCGACTGGGCGCTGGCCGCATGGATGTGCAAACGCCTGACCACGAAGGAGGGCTGGAGGGAGAGAGCGACGAATTCCGAGGCTTTCGGGAGGGCTTTGAAATCCCTCGACGACGGGGAGCTTCTCGAGGCCGCGAGATTCTCGTCTGAGGATGCGTCCTCGGTTCTGCGCTGGCTCGAGGGATTCGCGCCCGTCGTCCACTACGCGGCGTTCGGCGCTCAGCGCTACATGCACGGGGATGCGCAGTTCCGCTGGATAGGCGCGCTGGCGACGATGCTGGGTGCGTTCGACGGGCCGGGGGCCGGACTGGCTTTCAGCAAGGATGAGCATTCGCTCTTCCCGAAGGAGCTTCTGCCCGCCCCGAGGGATGTGCGCAGGCTTCCCGTCTCGGCGTGGCAGACGAGGCTCGACGACATCGATCCGCCCGTCGAGGTCATGATCATCTCCTGCGCCAACCCGGCGCGCCAGAGCCCCGGATCGGACCTGGTCGTCGACGCGCTGCGACGCCTGCCCTTCACCGTCTGCATCGACTTCATCATGTCCGACACGGCGCACGAGTGCGACCTGGTGTTGCCCACCACCACCTTCCTGGAGGAGGAGGGAGACTGGCTCGGCTCGTACTGGCACAACTACCTTGTCCGCACCGGGCGGGTTCTTCCGCCTCGGGGGGAGGCGCTGGAGGAGGCGGAGATCTTCACACGCCTGGCGTGCGAGCTCGGGCTATCGGTCGACATAATGGAGAAGAAGCGCGAGATGGACCGGCTCATGCTGACCTCGCCGCTGCTGGAGCAAGTGGGGGAGGGGGTCTACCGGTGGGACGAGCCGGACTACTGGACTACGACGGAGAGAAAGGTCCTGCTGCCGGAGTCCGCCCCGACAATGCACGCCGGGAAGGGTCTGAGGCTGGTCTCGGTGCACAAGTCCGGGTACATCAACGGACAGAGCTGGGACGCTCCCGATGTGCCGGACAGGCCCGTGATCTCTGTGGGGCCGGAGGACGCCGACTCGCTCGGCCTGGCCGAAGGCGACGGCACCGTGGCGAGGAGCGGACGGGGCGCCGAGCTTGAGGCCACGGTGAGGGTCGATCCCTCCATCGGCGCGGG